From a single Bradyrhizobium sediminis genomic region:
- a CDS encoding AtpZ/AtpI family protein: MAEGTNDKGNGSREKSSDEAALSARLGSLDQRLSEIRDGRKIGTGQSGNEQDAAQAKASAMAMGLRLSSELVAGVLVGAGLGWGFDRLLSTSPWGLIVFLLLGFTAGVINVMRTAGVMAKQSDRL; this comes from the coding sequence ATGGCTGAAGGCACGAACGACAAGGGAAATGGAAGTCGCGAGAAATCGTCCGACGAAGCCGCGCTTTCCGCAAGGCTCGGAAGTCTGGATCAGCGGTTGTCCGAAATTCGGGACGGCCGCAAAATCGGGACTGGCCAGTCCGGAAACGAGCAGGACGCGGCTCAGGCCAAGGCATCTGCCATGGCCATGGGGCTTCGCCTCTCCTCCGAACTGGTTGCGGGCGTTCTTGTTGGAGCGGGTCTCGGCTGGGGTTTCGATCGCTTGCTGTCGACTTCGCCCTGGGGCCTCATCGTATTCTTGCTGCTCGGCTTCACCGCCGGCGTGATCAATGTGATGCGGACGGCGGGCGTGATGGCGAAGCAGTCTGACCGGCTCTGA
- a CDS encoding DUF4212 domain-containing protein — protein MIVSKPAKTGWNSGKGGRRTEGICIPLDHSMPAYLTGALREDLQPMADSTSMKEKEEAHWRKTSRLMFAHLGVWFFFGFIIHMFVNPLNKITIPILNFPLGFYMAAQGSLIVFVVMLFMFAKQQDKIDREFGFAEED, from the coding sequence TTGATTGTTTCCAAACCGGCAAAGACCGGTTGGAACAGCGGCAAGGGGGGACGCCGCACTGAAGGGATTTGCATTCCCCTCGATCATTCAATGCCGGCGTATTTGACCGGCGCTTTGAGGGAGGATTTGCAACCCATGGCCGACTCGACAAGCATGAAAGAGAAGGAAGAAGCCCACTGGCGCAAGACGTCGCGCCTGATGTTTGCGCATCTCGGTGTCTGGTTCTTCTTCGGCTTCATCATCCACATGTTCGTGAATCCCCTCAACAAGATCACGATTCCGATTCTCAACTTCCCGCTCGGCTTCTACATGGCCGCGCAAGGCTCGCTCATCGTGTTCGTGGTCATGCTGTTCATGTTCGCAAAACAGCAGGACAAGATTGACCGCGAATTCGGCTTTGCCGAGGAAGATTGA
- a CDS encoding F0F1 ATP synthase subunit C has translation MDPIAAKYIGAGIACIGMGGAGAGVGIIFGNYLAAAVRNPSAAQGQFGNLIFGFAVTEALGIFSLLIALLLLFAL, from the coding sequence ATGGATCCGATTGCCGCGAAGTACATTGGCGCTGGTATTGCCTGCATTGGCATGGGTGGCGCAGGCGCAGGCGTGGGCATCATCTTCGGCAACTATCTCGCCGCTGCGGTGCGCAACCCCTCCGCCGCTCAGGGCCAGTTCGGCAACCTGATTTTCGGCTTCGCCGTGACCGAAGCGCTCGGCATCTTCTCGCTGCTGATCGCGCTGTTGCTGCTGTTCGCACTCTGA
- a CDS encoding DUF294 nucleotidyltransferase-like domain-containing protein encodes MDRTSGGAPLLSLDAVVIDSETTGLDPRKARVIELAGVRLTGGKLAGDNSFRRLLRPAGELIPAETTRVHGIDDAMVAESPLFADVWPDFKAFLGKAVVIGHTVGFDLAVLKRECDLAGLAWTRPRTLDTRLLAQIAAPELAGYTLETLAAWLGVEAAERHSALGDAKTTARVFLALVPKLRNHGIRTIAEAERACLALTSVLDDQMRIGWIDAVEAPARADAERTLERFDSYAYRHRNRDIMRTPPVFVEAGISVHDALARLARAKISSVFVRPHAGSGGVKAAEAGIVTERDLLRAVARHGAAALDLPVGQIMSRPLAAVSADAFVYRAIGHMSRLKTRHLGVVDEAGRVVGAMSARDLLRLRAGEAISLGDEIDDAADAHALAIAWAKLPRVAQSLLAEGLSGRDIAEVISRELGALTGQAAVIAERIMRERGEGAPPCGYAMVVLGSAGRGESLLAMDQDNAIIFEQGEPDGDEDRWFAALGAHVADILHEVGVPYCKGGVMAKNAAWRGSVATWRNRIDHWIMRSSPGDLLSVDIFFDLRAVHGDGSLAVTVRQAAFDAAEGQTAFAKLLVEDIRTPSSLKFFGGIRTVGGRIDLKMAGLFGLVAAARAIAIRHHVMDRSTPARLGRVKELVHVSETDLDALGEAQGVFLDLIASQQVEDIAHGTPPSNAVAVKRLSVRDRDRLRVALEAVAAIDDLTRDLLFKD; translated from the coding sequence ATGGACAGGACGAGTGGTGGCGCCCCGCTTTTGTCGCTCGACGCTGTTGTCATCGATAGCGAGACCACCGGGCTCGATCCGCGCAAGGCGCGGGTAATCGAGCTTGCCGGCGTGCGACTGACCGGCGGCAAGCTTGCCGGCGACAACTCGTTTCGCCGATTGCTGCGGCCAGCCGGCGAATTGATACCCGCCGAGACGACCCGCGTTCATGGCATCGACGACGCCATGGTCGCGGAATCGCCGCTGTTTGCGGACGTCTGGCCGGATTTCAAGGCGTTTCTCGGCAAGGCCGTGGTGATCGGGCATACGGTCGGGTTCGACCTTGCCGTGCTGAAGCGCGAATGCGATCTCGCCGGCCTGGCCTGGACGCGTCCACGCACGCTCGACACACGGCTCTTGGCGCAGATCGCCGCGCCGGAACTGGCCGGCTATACGCTGGAGACGCTCGCCGCCTGGCTGGGTGTCGAGGCTGCCGAGCGGCATTCCGCCCTCGGCGACGCGAAGACGACCGCGCGGGTGTTTCTGGCGCTGGTGCCGAAGCTGCGCAACCACGGTATCCGGACCATCGCCGAAGCCGAACGGGCCTGCCTCGCGCTGACGTCCGTACTCGACGACCAGATGCGGATCGGCTGGATCGATGCCGTCGAGGCTCCGGCGCGTGCCGATGCGGAACGAACTCTGGAACGCTTCGACAGCTACGCCTATCGGCATCGCAATCGCGACATCATGCGGACGCCTCCGGTCTTCGTGGAAGCCGGCATTTCGGTTCACGACGCCCTCGCGCGGCTGGCGAGAGCGAAAATATCGTCGGTTTTCGTGCGGCCGCATGCCGGTTCCGGCGGCGTCAAGGCGGCGGAGGCAGGCATTGTCACGGAACGCGATCTGCTGCGCGCGGTCGCCCGGCACGGCGCCGCCGCGCTCGACTTGCCGGTCGGGCAGATCATGAGCCGGCCGCTCGCAGCGGTATCAGCGGATGCTTTCGTCTATCGCGCAATCGGCCATATGAGCCGTCTCAAGACCCGCCATCTCGGCGTCGTCGACGAAGCCGGCCGCGTGGTCGGCGCGATGTCCGCGCGAGACCTGCTGCGGCTGCGCGCCGGCGAGGCCATATCGCTCGGCGACGAGATCGACGATGCGGCGGACGCGCACGCCCTGGCGATCGCCTGGGCCAAGCTGCCGCGGGTTGCGCAATCGCTGCTGGCGGAGGGGCTGTCCGGCCGCGACATTGCGGAAGTGATTTCCCGCGAACTCGGCGCGCTCACCGGGCAGGCCGCGGTGATCGCCGAGCGGATCATGCGGGAGCGTGGCGAAGGCGCGCCCCCGTGCGGCTATGCCATGGTCGTGCTCGGATCCGCCGGACGCGGCGAAAGCCTGCTGGCCATGGACCAGGACAATGCCATCATTTTCGAACAAGGCGAGCCGGACGGCGACGAGGATCGCTGGTTCGCGGCGCTCGGGGCCCATGTCGCCGATATCCTGCACGAGGTCGGCGTGCCCTATTGCAAGGGTGGCGTGATGGCGAAGAACGCGGCTTGGCGCGGCTCGGTCGCAACGTGGCGAAATCGTATCGACCACTGGATCATGCGCTCCAGTCCCGGCGATCTGCTGTCGGTCGATATTTTCTTCGACCTGCGGGCCGTCCACGGCGACGGCAGCCTCGCCGTCACCGTGAGGCAGGCTGCGTTCGATGCGGCCGAGGGCCAGACCGCGTTCGCCAAGCTCCTGGTCGAGGACATCCGCACGCCTTCCAGCCTGAAATTCTTCGGCGGTATCCGCACCGTGGGTGGCCGCATCGACCTCAAGATGGCTGGACTGTTCGGCCTCGTCGCCGCGGCCCGCGCCATCGCGATCCGCCATCATGTGATGGACCGGTCGACGCCGGCGCGACTGGGCCGCGTCAAGGAGCTCGTTCACGTCAGCGAGACCGACCTCGATGCGCTGGGCGAGGCCCAGGGCGTGTTTCTGGATCTTATCGCGTCGCAACAGGTCGAGGATATCGCCCACGGGACACCGCCCTCCAACGCCGTCGCGGTGAAGCGGTTATCAGTCCGCGACCGTGATCGATTGCGCGTCGCGCTTGAAGCGGTCGCGGCCATCGATGATCTGACCCGCGATCTCCTGTTCAAGGATTGA
- a CDS encoding F0F1 ATP synthase subunit B family protein produces MAESHGNAKGATAHTAADGGHKAPFPPFQKDTFASQLVSLLVAFVALYLIVSRIALPRVGKTIDDRQNAIEGDLAAAQKLKDESDNALKAYESELAAARSRAQAISAETREKLNAASEAERKSLEDKLSVKLAEAEKTIASTRAAAMGNVRGIAADAAAAIVQRLTGVLPDGKTVGSAVDASLKG; encoded by the coding sequence GTGGCTGAGAGTCATGGCAACGCCAAGGGCGCGACGGCCCATACCGCGGCAGATGGCGGCCACAAGGCCCCGTTTCCGCCGTTCCAGAAGGACACCTTTGCTTCGCAACTGGTTTCGCTGCTGGTCGCGTTCGTCGCGCTTTACCTGATCGTCTCGCGTATCGCCCTGCCGCGCGTCGGCAAGACGATCGACGACCGTCAGAACGCGATCGAGGGCGATCTGGCGGCGGCCCAGAAGTTGAAGGACGAGTCCGACAACGCCCTGAAGGCCTATGAAAGCGAGCTGGCCGCGGCCCGTTCGCGCGCACAGGCGATCAGCGCCGAGACCCGCGAGAAGCTGAACGCGGCATCGGAAGCCGAGCGCAAGTCGCTGGAAGACAAGCTCTCGGTCAAGCTCGCCGAGGCCGAAAAGACCATCGCCTCGACGCGCGCGGCCGCGATGGGCAACGTCCGCGGCATTGCCGCCGACGCTGCCGCCGCGATCGTGCAGCGGCTCACCGGCGTGCTGCCCGACGGCAAGACCGTCGGCTCGGCCGTAGACGCGTCGTTGAAGGGATAA
- a CDS encoding response regulator: protein MTAPASTHLVIADDHPLFRDALRQAVASVVASAKVDEAGTFDELTALLEQDSDVDLVLLDLTMPGISGFSGLIYLRAQYPAIPVVIVSASDDAGTIRRSLDFGASGFIPKRFGIETLRDAIKKVMDGDVWIPPDTDLSSTADPDMTRLRDRLVTLTPQQVRVLMMLSEGLLNKQIAYELGVSEATIKAHVSAILQKLGVESRTQAVIAAAKISGGQWRQGTPSAQ, encoded by the coding sequence ATGACTGCTCCTGCCAGCACCCACCTCGTCATCGCCGATGATCATCCGCTGTTTCGCGATGCCCTGCGACAGGCGGTCGCAAGCGTCGTAGCCTCGGCGAAGGTCGACGAAGCCGGCACCTTCGATGAACTGACCGCGCTGCTCGAGCAGGATTCCGATGTCGACCTGGTGCTGCTCGATCTGACGATGCCGGGCATCTCGGGCTTCTCCGGCCTGATTTACCTGCGCGCGCAATATCCGGCGATCCCCGTGGTGATCGTCTCCGCCAGCGACGATGCCGGTACGATCCGCCGCTCGCTGGATTTCGGCGCCTCCGGTTTCATTCCCAAGCGGTTCGGGATCGAGACGCTGCGCGACGCGATCAAGAAGGTCATGGACGGCGACGTCTGGATACCGCCGGACACCGATCTCTCATCCACCGCCGACCCCGACATGACCCGCCTGCGCGACCGGCTGGTGACGCTGACCCCGCAGCAGGTGAGGGTGCTGATGATGCTGTCGGAAGGTTTGCTCAACAAGCAGATTGCCTATGAGCTCGGGGTGTCGGAAGCGACCATCAAGGCGCATGTGTCGGCGATCCTGCAAAAGCTGGGCGTCGAGAGCCGCACCCAGGCCGTTATCGCAGCGGCAAAAATTTCCGGCGGCCAGTGGCGGCAGGGCACGCCGTCGGCGCAGTAG
- a CDS encoding 2-hydroxychromene-2-carboxylate isomerase, producing MPRQVDYYFSFQSPWAYIGHKAFLEVASAYNLKINYKPVVLVDLFSETGGLPLMKRHPVRQRYRMVELQRWRDKRGLNFHLQPANWPFNARLADGVVIAAIEAGLDPEPFMRRAFAAVWEDQLNLTDPATLVRLADESGLPGKQLVERSGSDEISAAYERNRQDALAADVFGSPVYVLDGEVFWGQDRIELLADALKSGRAPYRSQV from the coding sequence ATGCCGCGTCAGGTCGACTATTATTTCTCGTTCCAGTCGCCGTGGGCCTATATTGGGCACAAGGCGTTCCTTGAGGTCGCAAGTGCCTACAATCTCAAGATAAATTACAAGCCGGTGGTGCTGGTCGACCTGTTCTCGGAGACCGGCGGACTGCCACTGATGAAGCGTCATCCGGTGCGGCAGCGCTACCGGATGGTGGAGTTGCAGCGCTGGCGCGACAAGCGCGGGTTGAATTTCCATCTGCAGCCGGCCAACTGGCCATTCAATGCGCGGCTGGCCGACGGCGTGGTGATCGCGGCGATCGAGGCCGGCCTCGACCCCGAGCCGTTCATGCGGCGGGCTTTCGCGGCGGTGTGGGAAGACCAGCTCAATCTGACCGACCCTGCGACCCTGGTCAGGCTGGCGGACGAATCGGGGCTTCCCGGCAAGCAACTGGTCGAGCGTTCCGGATCCGACGAGATCAGCGCGGCCTATGAGCGGAACCGCCAGGATGCGCTGGCCGCTGATGTGTTCGGATCGCCGGTCTATGTGCTCGACGGCGAGGTGTTCTGGGGACAGGACCGGATCGAATTGCTCGCCGACGCGTTGAAATCAGGCCGCGCGCCCTATAGGTCGCAGGTGTAG
- a CDS encoding sodium:solute symporter family protein: MATQSSASSSDFIKNLGKMYGTYTGGFIGFILLLAVMEQMGVPNKILGYLFVFFTLAVYAIIGVMTRTAEVSEYYVAGRRVPAFYNGMATGADWMSAASFVGMAGTLFLLGYDGIAWVLGWTGGFVLVSILIGPYLRKFGAYTVPDFLSFRYGGNFARALGVIVLVACSFTYVTAQIYGTGIIASRFLGMQFEVAVFAGLVGILLCAMLGGMRAVTWTQIAQYVVLIIAYLTPIVILSTKKYGFPIPELTYGQAIADITAREQQMLATGLATVAGLKPHISPFINYSPLNFFAIIMCMMVGTASLPHILMRYFTTPSVREARQSVAWSLLFIFLLYFSAPAYAAFSKLEVYTNIIGANVSALKPWIFNWGELGLIQICGKNAGSIDAIVAACKAIAGHPGVVRLQDFVINTDVIVLSTPEIAGLPYVISGLVAAGGLAAALSTADGLLLAIANALSHDVYYKMIDPNAPTMRRLTVARGLLVVVAVIAAATAATKPGDILAMVGWAFSLAMAGNFPALVMGVWWKRTTATGAVCGIIAGFGLCLFYLVTSRYFPGAGVKYFGMTSLLNPLTGAPLADVAKAMTLPNAMESFPTLAHPLANKVGWFDLNNIACGLLGTPLGFAVIYIVSKLGKEPSKEMQAYVDDIRKPRGRTVLEEKTT, translated from the coding sequence ATGGCTACACAAAGCTCTGCCAGCAGCTCGGACTTCATCAAGAATCTGGGCAAGATGTACGGTACCTATACCGGCGGCTTCATCGGGTTCATCCTCCTGCTTGCCGTCATGGAGCAGATGGGTGTTCCGAACAAGATCCTCGGCTACCTCTTCGTGTTCTTCACGCTCGCGGTCTATGCCATCATCGGCGTAATGACGCGAACCGCTGAAGTCTCGGAGTATTACGTCGCCGGACGGCGCGTCCCGGCTTTCTACAACGGCATGGCGACGGGCGCCGACTGGATGTCGGCGGCGTCCTTTGTCGGCATGGCCGGCACCCTGTTCCTGCTCGGCTACGACGGCATCGCCTGGGTGCTCGGATGGACCGGCGGCTTCGTTCTGGTGTCGATCCTGATCGGGCCGTACCTGCGCAAGTTCGGCGCCTACACCGTGCCTGACTTCCTGTCGTTCCGCTACGGCGGAAACTTCGCGCGCGCGCTCGGCGTCATCGTGCTGGTCGCCTGTTCCTTCACCTATGTGACGGCGCAGATCTACGGCACCGGCATTATCGCCTCGCGATTCCTCGGGATGCAGTTCGAGGTCGCGGTGTTTGCGGGCCTGGTCGGCATTCTGCTCTGCGCGATGCTGGGCGGCATGCGGGCGGTGACCTGGACGCAGATCGCGCAGTACGTCGTGCTGATCATCGCCTATCTGACCCCGATCGTTATCCTTTCCACCAAGAAGTACGGATTTCCGATTCCGGAACTCACTTATGGACAGGCGATTGCCGATATCACGGCACGGGAACAGCAGATGCTGGCGACCGGGCTTGCGACCGTGGCAGGCCTCAAGCCGCACATCTCGCCGTTCATCAACTACAGCCCGCTGAACTTCTTTGCGATCATCATGTGCATGATGGTCGGCACCGCTTCGTTGCCGCATATCCTGATGCGTTACTTCACGACACCGTCGGTGCGTGAGGCTCGTCAGTCGGTGGCGTGGTCGCTGTTGTTCATCTTCCTCTTGTACTTCTCGGCGCCGGCCTACGCGGCGTTCTCGAAGCTGGAGGTCTACACCAACATCATCGGGGCCAATGTCAGCGCGCTCAAACCGTGGATCTTCAATTGGGGCGAACTCGGCCTGATCCAGATCTGCGGCAAGAACGCCGGCAGCATCGATGCCATCGTCGCGGCCTGCAAGGCGATCGCCGGTCATCCCGGTGTCGTCAGGCTGCAGGACTTCGTGATCAACACCGACGTGATCGTGCTCTCCACCCCGGAGATCGCGGGACTTCCATATGTGATCTCGGGTCTGGTCGCCGCCGGCGGTCTCGCCGCCGCGCTGTCCACCGCTGACGGGCTGCTGCTCGCCATCGCCAACGCGCTGTCGCACGACGTCTACTACAAGATGATCGACCCCAACGCCCCGACCATGCGCCGGCTCACCGTGGCGCGCGGTCTTCTGGTCGTCGTTGCCGTGATCGCAGCCGCGACTGCCGCAACCAAACCCGGCGATATCCTGGCCATGGTCGGCTGGGCGTTTTCGCTGGCGATGGCCGGCAACTTCCCGGCGCTCGTGATGGGCGTCTGGTGGAAGCGCACGACGGCGACAGGCGCGGTCTGCGGCATCATTGCCGGCTTCGGACTCTGCCTGTTCTACCTCGTGACATCCCGCTACTTCCCGGGCGCCGGTGTGAAGTATTTCGGCATGACCTCGCTGCTCAACCCGCTGACGGGAGCGCCGCTGGCCGATGTCGCCAAGGCCATGACGTTGCCCAACGCCATGGAGAGCTTCCCGACACTGGCGCATCCGCTGGCCAACAAGGTCGGCTGGTTCGACCTCAACAATATCGCTTGCGGATTGTTGGGAACTCCGTTGGGCTTTGCTGTCATCTACATCGTCAGCAAGCTGGGCAAGGAGCCTTCGAAGGAGATGCAGGCCTACGTCGACGATATCCGCAAGCCGCGGGGCAGGACGGTGCTCGAAGAAAAGACCACTTAA
- a CDS encoding F0F1 ATP synthase subunit A, producing the protein MAADPIHQFQITKLFTIGHIGGQEIAFTNSSAYMFLSVAVISVLMLGAGRQLVPGRFQSMAEISYEFVANTIRSTAGSEGMKFFPLVFSLFMFIAVSNLIGIIPYTFTVSSHLIVTVALALLVFFIVLFYGLYKNGLKFFKLFVPSGVPIYILPLVVFIEVISFFLKPVSHSVRLFANMLAGHIALKVFASFVGMLGALGVLGWAGAILPLGLTIALTALELLVAFLQAYVFTILTCIYLNDAIHPGH; encoded by the coding sequence ATGGCCGCCGATCCAATTCATCAGTTCCAGATCACCAAGCTCTTCACCATCGGTCACATTGGCGGGCAGGAAATCGCGTTCACCAATTCATCGGCCTACATGTTTCTTTCGGTGGCGGTGATCTCGGTGCTCATGCTGGGCGCCGGCCGGCAGCTGGTCCCGGGCCGTTTCCAGTCGATGGCCGAAATCAGCTACGAATTCGTGGCAAACACCATCCGAAGCACCGCCGGCTCGGAAGGCATGAAATTCTTCCCGCTGGTATTCTCGCTGTTCATGTTCATCGCGGTCTCGAACCTGATCGGGATCATTCCCTACACCTTCACGGTTTCAAGCCACCTCATCGTCACCGTCGCGCTGGCACTGCTGGTGTTCTTCATCGTGCTGTTTTACGGCCTCTACAAGAATGGCCTGAAATTCTTCAAGCTGTTCGTGCCGTCGGGTGTTCCGATCTACATCCTGCCGCTGGTCGTGTTCATCGAGGTGATATCGTTCTTCCTGAAGCCGGTTTCGCATTCGGTTCGGCTTTTCGCCAACATGCTGGCAGGTCACATCGCGCTGAAAGTGTTCGCGAGCTTCGTCGGCATGCTCGGCGCCCTGGGAGTTCTCGGATGGGCCGGCGCCATATTGCCGCTCGGGCTGACCATCGCGCTGACCGCGCTCGAGCTGCTGGTCGCGTTCCTGCAGGCCTACGTCTTCACCATCCTCACCTGCATCTATCTCAACGATGCTATCCATCCGGGCCACTGA
- a CDS encoding secondary thiamine-phosphate synthase enzyme YjbQ encodes MSQPKSLSRSAPSTVSATTIVSSLLTVQTSGPGFVDLTAEVKKFVSEVDAKEGAVMLFIRHTSASLTIQENADPSVLDDLTTVLDRLAPEHAGWTHDTEGPDDMPAHIKTMLTATSLHVPVLKGRLALGTWQAIYLIEHRSDPHRREVVLQFVGAI; translated from the coding sequence ATGTCCCAACCCAAATCGCTGTCCCGTTCCGCGCCATCCACCGTCAGCGCCACCACCATCGTCTCATCGCTGCTGACGGTTCAAACCTCGGGACCCGGCTTCGTCGATCTCACCGCCGAGGTGAAAAAATTCGTCAGCGAGGTCGATGCGAAAGAAGGCGCGGTGATGCTGTTCATCCGCCATACCTCGGCGTCGCTGACGATCCAGGAAAATGCCGATCCGTCGGTGCTGGATGATTTGACGACGGTGCTTGACCGGCTCGCGCCCGAGCACGCCGGATGGACCCACGACACCGAAGGCCCCGACGACATGCCGGCGCATATCAAGACCATGCTGACGGCGACCTCGCTGCATGTTCCAGTCCTCAAGGGCCGGCTGGCGCTGGGAACCTGGCAGGCGATCTACCTGATCGAGCATCGCAGCGATCCGCACCGCCGCGAGGTCGTGCTGCAGTTTGTGGGCGCTATCTAG
- a CDS encoding MFS transporter, translated as MSTMAVTSAKSAGMTKDERFVILASSLGTVFEWYDFYLYGSLAGIIGAQFFSAYPPATRDIFALLAFAAGFLVRPFGAIVFGRVGDIVGRKYTFLVTILIMGLSTFIVGLLPNAATIGFAAPVILIALRLAQGLALGGEYGGAATYVAEHSPHGKRGYYTSFIQTTATLGLFLSLLVILFTRTTIGEAEFAAWGWRIPFLVSILLLGVSVWIRLRLNESPIFQKMKDEGKGSKAPLTEAFANWSNAKIVILALIGGTMGQGVVWYTGQFYALFFLQSILKVDGYTANLLIAWSLVFGTGFFIVFGWLSDKIGRKPIILAGCLIAALTFFPIFRMISSNANPALEKAIEATKVEVVADKAGCGDLFNPVGTRVFTAPCDTARAFLAQSSVKYSTTYGPAGSGVKITVNGKEVPYTDAKTSNPQVLAAVQAAGYPKAGATGVVKMSNPFDIFRPQVAAIIGLLFILVVYVTMVYGPIAALLVELFPTKIRYTSMSLPYHIGNGWFGGLLPATSFAIVASTGDIYAGLWYPIIFASITAVVGFFLMPETKDVDITR; from the coding sequence ATGTCCACAATGGCTGTGACTTCCGCGAAGTCCGCGGGAATGACGAAGGACGAACGTTTCGTCATCCTTGCGTCATCGCTTGGTACCGTTTTCGAATGGTACGATTTCTATCTCTACGGATCGCTCGCCGGTATCATCGGCGCGCAGTTCTTCTCGGCCTATCCGCCGGCAACCCGCGACATCTTCGCGCTGCTCGCCTTCGCCGCCGGCTTCCTGGTGCGCCCGTTCGGCGCCATCGTGTTCGGCCGCGTCGGCGACATCGTCGGACGCAAATACACCTTCCTCGTCACCATCCTGATCATGGGTCTGTCGACCTTCATCGTCGGCCTGCTGCCCAACGCGGCAACGATCGGCTTTGCGGCGCCGGTCATCCTGATCGCGCTGCGCCTGGCGCAGGGCCTCGCGCTCGGCGGCGAGTACGGCGGAGCCGCCACCTACGTGGCCGAGCATTCGCCGCACGGCAAGCGCGGCTACTACACCTCGTTCATTCAGACCACGGCCACGCTCGGCCTGTTCCTGTCGCTGCTGGTGATCCTGTTTACCCGCACGACAATCGGCGAAGCCGAATTCGCCGCCTGGGGCTGGCGTATTCCGTTCCTGGTGTCGATCCTCCTGCTCGGGGTCTCGGTCTGGATCCGGTTGCGCCTCAACGAATCGCCGATCTTCCAGAAGATGAAGGACGAAGGTAAGGGCTCCAAGGCCCCGCTGACGGAAGCCTTCGCCAACTGGAGCAACGCCAAGATCGTTATCCTGGCGCTGATCGGCGGCACCATGGGTCAGGGCGTGGTCTGGTACACCGGCCAGTTCTACGCGCTGTTCTTCCTGCAATCGATCCTGAAGGTCGACGGCTACACCGCCAACCTGTTGATCGCGTGGTCGCTGGTGTTCGGCACCGGGTTCTTCATCGTGTTCGGCTGGCTGTCGGACAAGATCGGCCGCAAGCCGATCATCCTTGCCGGCTGCCTGATCGCGGCGCTGACCTTCTTCCCGATCTTCCGGATGATCTCTTCCAACGCCAACCCGGCGCTGGAAAAGGCGATCGAGGCGACCAAGGTGGAAGTCGTCGCCGACAAGGCAGGCTGCGGCGATCTGTTCAACCCGGTCGGCACCCGCGTGTTCACCGCTCCTTGCGACACCGCCCGCGCCTTCCTGGCCCAGTCGTCGGTCAAGTATTCGACCACCTATGGCCCCGCAGGCTCGGGTGTGAAGATCACGGTCAATGGCAAGGAAGTGCCCTACACCGACGCAAAGACCAGCAATCCGCAGGTACTGGCGGCGGTGCAGGCCGCGGGCTATCCGAAGGCGGGGGCGACGGGCGTCGTGAAGATGTCGAACCCGTTCGACATCTTCCGTCCGCAGGTTGCGGCGATTATCGGACTGCTGTTCATCCTGGTGGTCTACGTCACCATGGTGTACGGGCCGATCGCGGCGTTGCTGGTCGAACTGTTCCCGACCAAGATCCGCTACACCTCGATGTCGCTGCCCTATCACATCGGCAACGGCTGGTTCGGCGGACTCTTGCCCGCGACCTCGTTCGCGATCGTGGCCTCGACCGGCGATATCTATGCGGGCCTGTGGTATCCGATCATCTTCGCATCGATCACCGCGGTCGTCGGCTTCTTCCTGATGCCGGAAACCAAGGACGTCGATATCACCAGGTAG